In Raphanus sativus cultivar WK10039 unplaced genomic scaffold, ASM80110v3 Scaffold4923, whole genome shotgun sequence, the genomic window GTTCCTGAAAGTTCAGGGATATGtgatagttttctttttttaatctgATCTTGGTCTTGACGGTTTTAAATTGTTTTGTGAAATGGATTTGATGGTTGTTTGCAAGTGAAGATTAAAcagacagggacatcagaaatAATCTGTGTTGACTTTAGTCTTTAATGGGAATTTCTCTGATGCATAAACCAACTTCTCTCTACCTTCacttttgttctgttttttgaTTGAAAGTGTGATGATGGCTTTTACCAATGATGGAATTCAAATAATCATCAGATCTGATGTGTAAAACATATGTGATTACAATCTTGATGCTGAGGTTAAAagccttttttttcttcaaattgtCCGTTAATTGTTTCATGTGTTTGGCTCAGATAGCTGATTGTAAATTTCAGTATTAAGACTTTCTCCTATCATATAACAACACTGAATTGTGCTCTTGATGTATAGTTAAGATCCAAGATCTAGATTGAAAACAACAATTTGAGATAATTCTGTAAATTTGAAGACAAAAGATTTGAAACAAAACCTTAAGATACAGACTGCTTCAATGTTTTGAAGTTACAAGGCATTGTTACTAGGCTACTACTAAATTATAATAACTAACCATAGATTCTAAGCAAAAAACACAATGATACTAATCAATAATCATATCTACAAATCAATAAGAGCGAAAAGACCCATCTCTTTATACCACCATCTTCTGATGCTGTTGCTCTGTTTCATAACAGAAGCTGCTAGCTGACGATAACGGCAACAACACATCTCGATCCACTGTTAAGGAATCCAGATTCATTTTCAGTTCCCCTACAGACGCTAAAGCCATGAGCTCCTTACTGTCTAAGCCTTTCGCTTGCCCGAGGCTGCACCTCTCGCTACCGTGCTTGTCCAAAGCTTTCTTGAACTTATTGATCTGCATTTTCAAAGCAACATGAGACATTGTACTATACTACTAATTGCCCAATGATATAAACAAAGCTGTTTGATGATGCGATTGTGGCTTACGGTGGCGATGGTGCAGCTGAAACTACACAGTTTACCCTCTGCTCCTCTGTAAAACTTAAAGAAAGGAAGCACGTGGACGTTTAGGCCATGACACATTGTTCTAAGCTCTTCTTGATTCACTTTGAGAAACATCACGTTTGGGTTTGTTTCAGCCAATTGACAGATCTGTTACAAACATACCAAATCAACtgagagaacaaaaaaaaagtggaaCTAGTTATTGACTAGGCATACACACATAGATGTATATACCTTTGGGTGGAGAGATTTGCAGCCACCACAACCGGGAGAGTAGAAATCAAGAACAACTAATCTATCACCAGCGTTAAGCAAAGAGTCAACGAGATGGTTAGCAGAGTGAATCTCTAACATGTTGTCTTTCGTTGACTTCTCCCACCATCTCATCCCTCTACTCATACCAATTGATGATGTCTTTGTCTGaaatcaaagcaaaacaaaacaagctTGTTTTAAGAATCTATAAAGCCAAATGAAAATGGGtttaaagtaaaaagaaaaaaagatatgttttttttttttggattacaGGAACAACAAcataggaagaagaagaagacaacgCGGTGAGTGTTTGGTTTGAAGACATGGGATGTTCCTTCAAATCTAGGCTCATAACAGGTGAAAGTTtcggttttgatttgttttcctGAGAAAATGAACAAAACCCAGAAAGCCCGTGATCGATTCTAGTCCCGGAGTATTGAGCAGCGCTTCCACACACAGCTCTGAAAGGTGAAACAGCATCCATGTCTGTCTACAGGAGGAAGACTCAGAGATTcttgagatgaagaaga contains:
- the LOC108831632 gene encoding thioredoxin-like 1-2, chloroplastic gives rise to the protein MDAVSPFRAVCGSAAQYSGTRIDHGLSGFCSFSQENKSKPKLSPVMSLDLKEHPMSSNQTLTALSSSSSYVVVPTKTSSIGMSRGMRWWEKSTKDNMLEIHSANHLVDSLLNAGDRLVVLDFYSPGCGGCKSLHPKICQLAETNPNVMFLKVNQEELRTMCHGLNVHVLPFFKFYRGAEGKLCSFSCTIATINKFKKALDKHGSERCSLGQAKGLDSKELMALASVGELKMNLDSLTVDRDVLLPLSSASSFCYETEQQHQKMVV